One window of the Desulfovibrio desulfuricans genome contains the following:
- a CDS encoding M20 family metallo-hydrolase: protein MNSVRVDKARLQNRMEAISAFGATAGGGVTRLALSDADKDARQQLSAWLKELDCEIHVDGMGNIFAVLPGKDRSLPPVMTGSHGDSQPLGGRFDGMLGVVAGVEVVSALREAGVTLLRDLVVADWTNEEGSRFTPGCSGSGVWAGKLAQQDMYALKDQQGLTLGGELARIGFRGDSSYFPRPVHAVFELHIEQGPVLEEKSIPIGIPQGIVCLRWYNVRVQGVPNHAGPTPMTSRHDAIYAFSLMAARIFEIARSSGQVVATVGEVHASPNSRNVIAGDVQFTIDVRGWDEAATDDVCQRIEAALAEAAQQAGCEVTPERIWQVSRVPFDQRLRGMVREAATNLGLPCLDMVSGASHDMIYIAQVAPGAMIFVPSMGGRSHAEVENTSWEDCAAGADVLLHCLMRAGNEPG, encoded by the coding sequence ATGAACTCTGTGCGTGTAGACAAAGCGCGGCTGCAAAACCGCATGGAAGCAATATCTGCATTCGGGGCAACTGCGGGCGGCGGCGTCACCCGGCTGGCCCTGTCCGATGCAGACAAAGACGCCCGGCAGCAACTCAGCGCATGGCTGAAGGAGCTGGACTGTGAAATCCATGTGGACGGCATGGGCAACATCTTTGCCGTGCTGCCGGGCAAGGACAGAAGCCTGCCCCCGGTTATGACAGGCTCTCACGGCGATTCCCAGCCGCTCGGCGGACGTTTTGACGGCATGCTGGGCGTTGTGGCTGGCGTGGAGGTTGTGAGCGCCCTGCGCGAAGCGGGCGTAACCCTGTTGCGCGATCTGGTGGTGGCCGACTGGACCAACGAGGAAGGTTCCCGCTTCACCCCCGGCTGCTCCGGCTCCGGAGTATGGGCTGGCAAGCTGGCGCAACAAGATATGTACGCCCTCAAAGACCAGCAAGGCCTTACCCTTGGCGGGGAGCTTGCACGCATCGGCTTCCGGGGCGATTCCAGTTATTTCCCCCGCCCTGTACATGCGGTCTTTGAACTGCACATAGAACAGGGGCCTGTGCTGGAAGAGAAAAGCATCCCCATCGGCATACCACAGGGCATTGTGTGCCTGCGCTGGTACAATGTGCGCGTGCAGGGCGTGCCGAACCATGCCGGGCCAACGCCCATGACCAGCAGGCACGATGCCATATACGCCTTTTCGCTCATGGCGGCGCGCATCTTTGAGATCGCCCGCAGTTCCGGCCAGGTGGTTGCCACTGTAGGCGAAGTGCATGCTTCGCCCAACTCGCGCAACGTCATTGCCGGGGATGTGCAGTTCACCATCGACGTGCGCGGCTGGGACGAAGCCGCCACAGATGATGTGTGCCAACGCATCGAGGCCGCGCTGGCAGAGGCCGCGCAGCAGGCGGGGTGTGAGGTTACGCCCGAACGCATCTGGCAGGTTTCGCGCGTGCCCTTTGACCAGCGCCTGCGCGGAATGGTGCGCGAGGCCGCGACCAACCTTGGCCTGCCCTGCCTGGACATGGTCTCCGGAGCATCGCACGACATGATCTATATTGCCCAGGTTGCGCCGGGAGCCATGATATTTGTGCCCAGTATGGGGGGACGCAGCCATGCCGAGGTAGAAAATACCTCGTGGGAAGACTGCGCGGCAGGCGCTGACGTGCTGTTGCACTGCCTGATGCGCGCGGGCAACGAGCCCGGCTAA
- the rnhA gene encoding ribonuclease HI: protein MQKVTIHTDGSCLGNPGPGGWAAVLKLDDQDYRKEFAGGYKLTTNNRMEILAVVEALSQLQSPCEVELYSDSKYVCDSIEKRWVWGWQKKGWIKSDKKPALNVDLWKRLLPLLSTHKVRMRWLKGHAGHPENERCDVLARAEAGRRDLPPDTGYNP from the coding sequence ATGCAGAAAGTGACCATTCATACTGACGGCTCATGTCTGGGCAATCCCGGCCCCGGCGGCTGGGCCGCCGTACTCAAACTTGATGATCAGGACTACCGCAAGGAATTTGCCGGAGGCTACAAGCTGACCACCAACAATCGCATGGAAATCCTGGCGGTTGTGGAAGCCCTCAGCCAGTTGCAAAGCCCCTGCGAAGTCGAGCTCTACTCCGACTCAAAATACGTGTGCGACAGCATTGAGAAGCGCTGGGTCTGGGGCTGGCAGAAAAAGGGCTGGATCAAGAGCGACAAAAAACCCGCCCTCAATGTGGATCTGTGGAAACGCCTGCTTCCCCTGCTTTCCACCCACAAGGTGCGTATGCGCTGGCTGAAAGGCCATGCCGGGCACCCTGAAAACGAACGTTGCGACGTTCTGGCCCGCGCAGAAGCTGGCCGCAGGGATCTGCCCCCCGACACGGGCTATAATCCCTAG
- a CDS encoding C-GCAxxG-C-C family protein — protein sequence MSTLPELEEVQEDFNMGIICAQQVLAHFADRLGLTEETALRIASAFGSGMGKAEVCGCVSGSLMVLGMLHGPSGPCSRPQKDAFYARRDAFTGAFAKAHGSLQCRGVLGHDITTPEGMAAVKQNNLFIKTCAPLVCHTCALLEEYL from the coding sequence ATGAGCACCCTTCCTGAACTTGAAGAAGTGCAAGAAGACTTCAACATGGGTATTATCTGCGCCCAGCAGGTGCTGGCTCACTTTGCCGACAGGCTTGGCCTGACAGAAGAAACAGCCCTGCGCATTGCCTCGGCCTTCGGCTCCGGCATGGGCAAGGCTGAAGTGTGCGGCTGTGTTTCCGGCTCGCTCATGGTGCTAGGCATGCTGCATGGCCCAAGCGGCCCTTGTTCGCGCCCGCAAAAGGACGCCTTTTACGCCCGGCGCGATGCCTTTACCGGGGCTTTTGCCAAGGCTCACGGCAGCTTGCAATGCCGGGGAGTTCTGGGGCATGACATTACCACGCCCGAGGGCATGGCCGCTGTCAAACAGAACAATCTTTTCATCAAAACCTGTGCGCCGCTGGTTTGCCACACCTGCGCGCTGCTCGAAGAATACCTCTAG
- a CDS encoding site-2 protease family protein — translation MLNLDLSQVLSTLAVAAVPALLGIILHEVAHGWVAYRCGDPTAKYMGRLTLNPLPHIDPMGLLAFVLTSLSGSFVFGWAKPVPFNPRYFRNPAKDMMLVALAGPLTNFLLAGLFGVLLWAVLHIFPPQQWMDSTSYVFALKTIQTGVIINFGLGWLNLMPIPPLDGSKVVAYFLPPNAAYRYLSVERYGFVILLLLLFTGALGLVLGPLVSGSALGLLSLLGII, via the coding sequence ATGCTGAACCTAGACCTTTCCCAGGTGCTGAGCACCCTGGCAGTAGCCGCTGTACCCGCTCTTCTGGGCATCATTCTGCATGAAGTGGCCCACGGATGGGTGGCCTACCGCTGCGGCGACCCCACCGCCAAATACATGGGGCGGCTGACCCTGAACCCCCTGCCGCACATTGACCCCATGGGACTGCTGGCCTTTGTGCTCACCAGCCTTTCCGGAAGCTTTGTTTTTGGTTGGGCCAAGCCTGTTCCGTTCAATCCCCGCTACTTCCGCAATCCCGCAAAAGACATGATGCTGGTGGCTCTTGCCGGGCCGCTCACAAACTTCCTGCTGGCAGGGCTTTTTGGCGTTTTGCTGTGGGCGGTGCTGCATATTTTTCCGCCGCAACAATGGATGGACAGCACAAGTTACGTCTTTGCGCTCAAGACCATCCAGACGGGCGTAATCATTAATTTCGGGCTGGGCTGGCTCAATCTGATGCCCATTCCTCCGCTGGACGGCAGCAAGGTTGTGGCCTATTTTCTGCCCCCAAACGCCGCATATCGTTACCTGAGTGTGGAGCGTTACGGATTTGTCATTCTTTTGTTGTTGCTGTTCACCGGGGCGCTTGGGCTTGTGCTTGGGCCGCTGGTCAGCGGCAGCGCCCTTGGCCTGCTGTCGCTGCTGGGCATCATTTAG
- the ruvX gene encoding Holliday junction resolvase RuvX — translation MKFVAVDYGLARTGLAASDPEGRLAFPLATLRLEDFTDRKAFLAALAERIAEAGAEAVVVGLPLTLDGEETMTTRQIRNVTERLKRRVPLPFFFMIEALSSEEAWADLREAGLKMRKRKAVLDQQAAVRILSSFLSLAPQDRRPA, via the coding sequence GTGAAATTCGTTGCCGTTGATTACGGTCTGGCCCGCACGGGCCTTGCCGCATCCGACCCTGAGGGTCGGCTGGCCTTTCCGCTGGCTACCTTGCGGCTTGAGGATTTCACCGACCGCAAGGCCTTTCTGGCCGCCCTTGCCGAGCGCATTGCCGAGGCCGGGGCAGAAGCGGTGGTGGTAGGTTTGCCCCTGACCCTTGATGGGGAAGAAACTATGACCACGCGCCAGATACGCAACGTAACCGAACGCCTCAAGCGCCGGGTGCCGCTGCCTTTTTTCTTTATGATTGAGGCGCTGAGTTCCGAGGAAGCCTGGGCCGACCTGCGCGAGGCCGGCCTGAAAATGCGCAAACGCAAGGCAGTGCTTGACCAGCAGGCCGCTGTGCGCATTCTTTCTTCCTTTCTTTCGCTTGCGCCCCAAGACCGGAGACCCGCATGA
- the mltG gene encoding endolytic transglycosylase MltG, whose product MKTLLRALGLLLLLALAGGGWVAYEAHTFLTTAPETPGRDVFFDVPAGARLAQVSAGLVKQGVVTDARKLDLLARYKKWENRLQAGRFALNTGWLPEKVLDELVNGHPVLYRVTVPEGLTWWQTGKVLEEAGLVVFDDFRKVVTDPDFLRHYGIPFATAEGFLMPDTYLLKKNDVVDLAQAKAVAGRMVDNFWRKTASVWPDGKKPGPSQTEQLKTWVILASIVEKETGIDAERARVAGVYQNRINKGMLLQADPTVIYGLGPNFDGNLRRRDLDDPNNLYNTYQRPGLTPGPICSFGAAALAAAVRPEAHNYLYFVAKFDGGEHVFSTNLNDHNKAVRQYLQNRRNAKPAAPDAR is encoded by the coding sequence ATGAAAACACTGTTGCGCGCGCTGGGCCTGCTGCTTTTGCTGGCCCTCGCAGGCGGAGGATGGGTGGCTTACGAGGCTCACACCTTCCTCACCACCGCACCGGAAACCCCAGGCCGCGATGTTTTTTTTGACGTTCCCGCCGGGGCGCGTCTGGCGCAGGTAAGCGCAGGGCTGGTCAAGCAGGGGGTTGTGACCGACGCCCGCAAGCTCGACCTGCTGGCCCGCTATAAAAAATGGGAAAACCGCCTCCAGGCTGGCAGATTCGCTCTCAATACCGGCTGGCTGCCGGAAAAGGTGCTGGACGAACTGGTCAACGGGCACCCCGTGCTGTACCGCGTCACCGTGCCGGAAGGCCTCACATGGTGGCAGACGGGCAAGGTGCTGGAAGAAGCCGGGCTTGTGGTTTTTGACGACTTTCGCAAGGTCGTGACCGACCCGGACTTTCTGCGCCATTACGGCATCCCCTTTGCCACGGCTGAGGGTTTTTTGATGCCGGATACGTATCTGCTCAAAAAGAATGACGTTGTCGATCTGGCGCAGGCCAAGGCCGTTGCCGGGCGCATGGTGGACAACTTCTGGCGCAAGACCGCCAGCGTGTGGCCCGATGGCAAAAAACCGGGGCCGAGCCAGACCGAACAGCTCAAAACTTGGGTTATCCTTGCTTCCATTGTGGAAAAGGAAACAGGCATAGACGCAGAACGCGCCCGCGTGGCCGGGGTCTACCAGAACCGCATTAACAAGGGCATGCTGCTCCAGGCCGACCCCACAGTGATTTACGGCCTTGGCCCCAACTTTGACGGCAACCTGCGCCGCCGCGATCTGGACGATCCCAACAACCTTTACAACACCTATCAGCGCCCCGGCCTGACGCCAGGCCCCATCTGCTCGTTCGGCGCAGCGGCCCTTGCCGCAGCCGTCCGCCCCGAGGCGCACAACTATCTGTACTTTGTGGCGAAATTTGATGGTGGCGAGCATGTTTTTTCCACCAACCTCAATGACCACAACAAGGCCGTGCGGCAGTATCTGCAAAACCGCCGCAATGCCAAGCCCGCCGCGCCCGACGCGCGCTGA
- a CDS encoding cobyrinate a,c-diamide synthase: MPKPQPSIPGLVIGGTGSNAGKTTFTLSLLCALHARGLMARAAKTGPDYIDAAFHAALTGQPAANLDTWMCRETAPSPAEHPLPAGRIPRGLGRVFERMSTGFSQHEDAGGAKAETNPSAKPDLLVVEGAMGLYDGGHRGAGSTAHLASLLGLPVLLVLNAGGMGQSIAALAEGFLHHRPAWAGGLSVRFLGMVCTHVGSARHADLLRQSLAPVTKSAGVPLLGLLPRQGAPELPSRHLGLVEAREALPAVDRQALTQWVEQHCDLNRMLKLAGVQTPRLAVDADKSGASVPEVARQARLSEAHEPPTDRFFPLSDAQTQHPPRPQRKRRPVVGLAWDEAFSFCYADLPAVLHELGARIVAFSPLRDAAPPAECSGLYFPGGYPELHAPRLAANTAMHAALHGLAARGMPMYGECGGYIYLMQSVQVAGQSHAMSGLLPRNCALGASKAALGYRAAQAAPDWPALNQSATRPLWVRGHEFHYAQEEEIPLPSPCRPLWKLYDSQGRFLRDEGCRLGSVAGSWLHCYPEGSRRFWRAWLRTCAAHLSDTRP, from the coding sequence ATGCCCAAGCCGCAGCCGAGCATACCCGGCCTTGTCATAGGCGGCACGGGCAGTAATGCGGGCAAAACGACCTTTACCCTGTCCCTGCTCTGCGCCCTTCACGCTCGCGGGCTCATGGCACGCGCTGCCAAGACCGGGCCGGATTATATTGATGCGGCCTTTCATGCGGCGCTGACAGGCCAGCCCGCAGCTAATCTGGACACATGGATGTGCCGGGAAACCGCGCCGTCCCCTGCCGAACACCCGCTACCCGCAGGACGCATCCCCAGAGGGTTGGGACGCGTTTTTGAACGCATGTCCACAGGCTTTTCCCAGCATGAGGACGCGGGCGGCGCAAAGGCCGAGACAAATCCTTCCGCCAAGCCAGACCTGCTGGTGGTGGAAGGAGCCATGGGACTCTATGACGGAGGGCACCGTGGAGCGGGCAGCACTGCGCATCTGGCCTCCCTGCTGGGTCTGCCCGTGCTGCTGGTGCTCAACGCAGGCGGTATGGGGCAGTCCATTGCCGCGCTGGCAGAGGGATTTTTGCATCACCGCCCCGCATGGGCAGGAGGCCTGTCTGTCCGTTTTCTTGGCATGGTGTGCACCCATGTGGGCAGCGCCCGCCACGCCGATCTGCTGCGCCAGTCATTGGCACCCGTGACCAAGAGCGCTGGCGTGCCCCTCTTGGGCCTGCTGCCCCGGCAGGGTGCGCCGGAACTTCCCTCCCGGCATCTGGGGCTAGTGGAAGCGCGCGAGGCCCTGCCTGCGGTGGACAGGCAAGCCCTGACCCAGTGGGTTGAGCAGCACTGCGACCTGAACCGCATGCTCAAGTTGGCAGGCGTGCAGACGCCACGGCTGGCAGTCGATGCAGACAAGTCCGGCGCATCTGTGCCGGAAGTTGCCCGGCAAGCGCGATTATCCGAGGCACATGAGCCGCCGACAGACAGATTTTTCCCCCTTTCAGACGCACAAACGCAGCACCCACCTCGCCCCCAACGCAAGCGCAGGCCTGTTGTGGGCCTGGCATGGGACGAGGCTTTCAGCTTTTGTTATGCGGATCTGCCTGCCGTGCTGCACGAGCTTGGCGCGCGCATTGTCGCCTTTTCTCCACTGCGGGACGCCGCGCCGCCAGCCGAATGTTCTGGCCTGTACTTTCCCGGTGGCTACCCGGAACTGCATGCCCCCCGGCTCGCGGCCAACACGGCCATGCACGCCGCCCTGCACGGGCTGGCTGCACGCGGCATGCCCATGTACGGTGAGTGCGGGGGCTATATTTACCTTATGCAGTCCGTGCAGGTTGCAGGGCAAAGCCATGCCATGAGCGGCCTCCTGCCACGCAACTGCGCGCTTGGCGCAAGCAAGGCGGCTCTGGGCTACCGGGCCGCGCAGGCCGCGCCAGACTGGCCCGCGCTCAACCAGTCTGCAACCCGGCCCCTGTGGGTACGCGGGCACGAATTTCACTACGCGCAGGAAGAAGAAATACCCTTACCCTCTCCATGCCGTCCCCTGTGGAAGCTCTACGACAGCCAGGGCCGTTTTTTACGGGATGAAGGCTGCCGCCTCGGATCTGTCGCCGGATCATGGTTGCACTGCTATCCCGAAGGCTCCCGCCGCTTCTGGCGCGCATGGCTGCGCACTTGCGCCGCCCACCTTTCAGACACACGCCCTTGA
- a CDS encoding precorrin-8X methylmutase, translating into MVHNSTDKTSVDLDPACTPAEIENRSFTIIDAEIPEPRAFSGSLWQVARRCVHTLGDTDIVDDLRLSAQGLEAGVNALLAGCTVYTDTRMAAAGLPMRRLDPLGVTVTPLMALPGLAELAASRGTTRSRAGLESIAQDMGGNIVVIGNAPTALLGLLDVLAQGAQPPALIVGMPVGFVNAAQSKELLRQSPWPHFTLLGRKGGSAVAAACINALADIALAQRGLTRVAAL; encoded by the coding sequence ATGGTTCACAACTCCACAGACAAAACCAGCGTTGACCTTGACCCGGCCTGCACACCCGCCGAGATTGAAAACCGCTCTTTCACCATCATAGATGCGGAAATTCCCGAACCGCGAGCCTTTAGCGGCTCACTCTGGCAGGTGGCCCGCCGCTGTGTCCACACCCTTGGCGATACGGATATCGTGGACGACCTGAGGCTGAGCGCCCAAGGCCTTGAAGCTGGCGTGAACGCCCTGCTCGCGGGCTGCACCGTGTATACTGATACCCGCATGGCCGCCGCTGGCCTGCCCATGCGCCGCCTTGATCCGCTGGGGGTAACGGTGACGCCCCTCATGGCGCTGCCCGGTCTTGCGGAGCTTGCCGCCAGCCGGGGTACCACACGCTCCCGCGCCGGGCTGGAGAGTATTGCGCAGGACATGGGCGGCAACATTGTGGTCATCGGCAATGCACCCACTGCCCTGCTGGGGCTTCTGGACGTGCTTGCGCAAGGCGCGCAGCCGCCTGCCCTCATAGTGGGTATGCCTGTGGGTTTTGTGAATGCGGCGCAGTCAAAGGAACTTCTGCGGCAAAGCCCCTGGCCCCACTTTACCCTGCTGGGCCGCAAGGGCGGCTCCGCCGTTGCGGCGGCCTGCATCAACGCGCTGGCGGACATTGCTCTTGCGCAGCGCGGCCTCACTCGGGTTGCGGCTCTTTAG
- a CDS encoding tautomerase family protein, with the protein MPVITIAMHSTTEEVKKNLIEGLTAAAVAATSVPQEKFVVFVEEYATDAIGLGGRTLKAIKAAQQ; encoded by the coding sequence ATGCCCGTCATCACCATAGCCATGCACAGCACAACGGAAGAAGTGAAGAAGAACCTGATTGAAGGCCTGACCGCAGCCGCAGTGGCGGCTACGTCCGTTCCGCAAGAAAAGTTCGTGGTATTTGTTGAGGAATACGCAACCGATGCCATCGGTCTGGGAGGCCGGACGCTCAAGGCCATCAAGGCCGCGCAGCAGTAG
- a CDS encoding winged helix-turn-helix transcriptional regulator, whose product MSIPTPGKPVRGSRSGVPLMALFDLLGKRWAMGVIWQLRKGPATFRALQEACESISPAVLNSRLKELREAKLVCTTNDGYALTDMGVELSLLLEPFGAWAITWAMEVAPEEAERWSELLSKRLA is encoded by the coding sequence ATGAGCATACCCACACCAGGTAAACCTGTTCGCGGTTCCCGCAGCGGCGTGCCGCTCATGGCGCTGTTTGACCTGCTGGGCAAGCGGTGGGCCATGGGCGTTATCTGGCAACTGCGCAAGGGCCCGGCCACATTCCGCGCCTTGCAGGAGGCCTGCGAATCCATATCCCCGGCGGTGCTCAACAGCCGTTTGAAAGAACTTCGCGAGGCAAAGCTCGTGTGCACCACCAATGACGGCTATGCCCTGACAGACATGGGCGTGGAGTTGAGCCTCCTTCTGGAGCCATTTGGAGCCTGGGCCATCACCTGGGCTATGGAAGTGGCCCCGGAGGAGGCCGAACGCTGGAGCGAACTGCTCAGCAAAAGGCTCGCGTAG